The proteins below are encoded in one region of Rhizobium sp. 9140:
- a CDS encoding class I SAM-dependent methyltransferase: MSRLDSFIARLQAQRAILNHIRDDMALPGTGAVLEIGLGNGRTYDHIREIFPGRRIIAFDRAVGSHPKSTPDEGDLVLGEISETLKSVGGMGVAFAHADIGTAYPEVDAETKRWLPPALADALASGGIVASGLPLDHSDLAPLPVPEGIDPRRYYLYRRR; encoded by the coding sequence ATGAGTCGTCTCGACAGCTTCATCGCCCGCCTGCAGGCGCAGCGCGCCATCCTCAACCATATCCGCGATGACATGGCGCTTCCGGGCACGGGCGCAGTGCTCGAAATCGGGCTTGGAAACGGCCGCACCTACGATCATATCCGCGAGATCTTCCCCGGCCGTCGCATCATCGCCTTCGATCGGGCGGTGGGGTCGCATCCCAAATCGACGCCGGATGAAGGCGACCTGGTGCTCGGCGAAATCTCGGAGACGCTGAAGAGCGTGGGGGGCATGGGGGTGGCGTTCGCCCATGCCGATATCGGCACGGCCTATCCCGAGGTGGATGCGGAAACGAAACGCTGGTTGCCGCCAGCGCTTGCCGACGCGCTGGCCTCCGGCGGCATCGTCGCCAGCGGCCTGCCGCTCGACCATTCCGACCTCGCGCCTCTGCCGGTCCCAGAGGGGATCGACCCCAGGCGCTACTATCTCTATCGCCGCCGCTGA
- a CDS encoding ABC transporter ATP-binding protein, with product MTSGGDLLRIEDLSVSFAMFGGQIDAVRKASLRVLPGKVTALVGESGSGKSVISQAIMGILPKSARIGGKIFFKDETTPGGVVDLAALAPDGADMRAFRGNRIGMIFQEPMTSLSPLHTIGDQISESLRIHRNVDKPGQREQTEEMLRLVGFPDPKRAFGMYPFELSGGMRQRAMIAMALICKPSLLIADEPTTALDVTIQAQILQLLKDLQSTFNMAVLLITHDLGIVANMADEVVVIYHGEIMEAGSVEDIFRNPSHPYLKGLMAAVPHFDMKPGERLKALREVPVNVESLIVRRKGEPAPARPLPRVEDTRPVLAKSTYPGLGKDTLPAPGDDVLLSVRHVGKTFSSRKSGWWKKGKANQHRAVDDVSFDIHRGECLGLVGESGCGKTTLSKILMRALSPDTGSIMLNSADGPIDIREAQGKTLDRLRTRMQMIFQDPVSSLSPRMTVQNILSEPLEIHRRGDPKSRQQTVKSLLKAIGLDERHMNRYPHSFSGGQRQRIGIARALALGPELLICDEPVSALDVSVQAQILNLLKDLQAELGLTYLFISHNLAVVDYMADRIAVMCAGRIVELAPREQLMRAPVHPYTKALLAAVPFPDLDRPLDFVALNAGGASDKKRWNSAFRPGESDSGLAPADLGNGHWVLASRNADVKELQP from the coding sequence ATGACATCAGGCGGAGACCTGTTGCGGATCGAGGACCTGAGCGTTTCTTTCGCCATGTTCGGCGGCCAGATCGACGCGGTTCGAAAGGCCAGCCTCCGGGTCCTTCCGGGCAAAGTCACGGCGCTTGTGGGCGAGTCCGGTTCCGGAAAATCCGTGATCAGCCAGGCCATCATGGGCATCCTTCCGAAATCGGCGAGGATCGGCGGCAAGATCTTCTTCAAGGATGAAACGACACCGGGCGGTGTCGTCGATCTCGCGGCGCTCGCGCCTGACGGTGCCGACATGCGCGCCTTTCGCGGCAACCGCATCGGCATGATCTTCCAGGAGCCGATGACCTCGCTGTCGCCGCTCCACACGATCGGCGACCAGATCAGCGAAAGCCTGCGCATCCACCGCAACGTCGACAAGCCGGGACAGCGGGAACAGACCGAAGAGATGCTGCGTCTCGTCGGCTTCCCCGACCCCAAGCGCGCCTTCGGCATGTATCCGTTCGAGCTTTCCGGCGGCATGCGGCAGCGCGCGATGATTGCCATGGCGCTGATCTGCAAGCCGTCGCTCCTCATTGCCGACGAGCCGACGACGGCGCTCGACGTGACCATTCAGGCGCAGATCCTGCAATTGCTCAAGGATCTGCAATCGACCTTCAACATGGCCGTACTGCTCATCACCCACGATCTCGGCATCGTCGCCAACATGGCCGACGAAGTCGTGGTGATCTATCACGGCGAGATCATGGAAGCGGGTTCGGTGGAGGATATCTTCCGCAATCCTTCCCACCCCTATCTCAAGGGATTGATGGCCGCGGTCCCGCATTTCGATATGAAGCCCGGCGAGCGCCTGAAGGCGCTGCGCGAGGTGCCCGTCAACGTCGAGAGCCTGATCGTGCGGCGCAAGGGCGAACCTGCGCCCGCTCGCCCGCTACCCCGCGTCGAGGATACGCGTCCGGTACTCGCCAAAAGCACGTATCCGGGGCTGGGCAAGGACACGCTTCCGGCACCGGGCGACGATGTGCTCCTCTCCGTGCGCCATGTCGGCAAGACGTTTTCCAGCCGCAAATCCGGCTGGTGGAAAAAGGGCAAGGCCAACCAGCATCGCGCCGTGGACGATGTCAGCTTCGACATCCATCGTGGCGAATGTCTCGGACTCGTCGGCGAAAGCGGCTGCGGCAAGACCACGCTCAGCAAGATCCTGATGCGGGCTCTCTCGCCTGACACCGGCTCGATCATGCTGAACTCGGCCGATGGCCCGATCGACATCCGCGAAGCCCAAGGCAAGACGCTGGACAGGCTGCGCACGCGCATGCAGATGATCTTCCAGGACCCTGTCTCCTCGCTCTCGCCGCGCATGACGGTGCAGAACATCCTCAGCGAACCGCTCGAAATCCATCGCCGTGGCGATCCGAAGAGCCGGCAGCAGACCGTCAAGTCGCTGCTGAAGGCCATCGGCCTCGATGAGCGGCACATGAACCGTTATCCCCACAGCTTCTCCGGCGGGCAGCGCCAGCGCATCGGCATCGCCCGCGCTTTGGCGCTCGGGCCGGAACTGCTGATCTGCGACGAGCCGGTCTCCGCGCTCGACGTCTCCGTTCAGGCGCAGATCCTCAACCTCTTGAAGGATCTGCAGGCGGAACTCGGCCTGACCTATTTGTTCATTTCGCACAATCTCGCCGTCGTCGATTACATGGCCGACCGTATCGCCGTCATGTGTGCCGGGCGGATCGTCGAGCTTGCGCCGCGCGAACAGCTGATGCGCGCGCCGGTCCACCCCTATACCAAGGCGCTGTTGGCCGCTGTGCCCTTCCCCGACCTCGACCGGCCCCTCGACTTCGTCGCGCTCAATGCGGGGGGAGCCTCCGATAAGAAGCGCTGGAACTCTGCCTTCCGCCCCGGCGAAAGCGATAGCGGCCTAGCGCCCGCCGATCTTGGCAACGGTCACTGGGTTCTGGCGAGCCGGAATGCCGATGTGAAGGAGCTCCAGCCGTGA
- a CDS encoding ABC transporter substrate-binding protein has translation MIKRRTTLGLLASAIALPRLMLPRNAMAAGTEPKILLEKIAAGTLPPMAERVPKTPRIVNLAAMGRTPGSYGNSIRILIGSQKDIRVMFINGYARLVGYDEKLNFQPDILEACEVEGEKVFTFRIREGHRWSDGSPLTSEDFRYTWEDVVLNEDLRKGGVQRELLAEGKPPRFEVLDERTVRYSWDAPNPDFLPNLAAALPLILLLPAAYMKQFHKKYQTEEQLKTFMKTYRVKKWVDLHIKMSRQNRPDNPDLPTLDPWQNTTASPAEQFLFDRNPFFHRVDENGVQLPYIDRVVLNVSTPGIIAAKTGGGEADLQAQNIDFTDYAFIKDSEKRYPVKVKLWKRTQGSRVALLPNLNYGDPVWQGLLRDVRVRRALSLAIDRREINIVAFYGLGKESADTVLPESPLYKPEYAAAWSQHDTEQANRLLDEAGLTGRNEDGMRLLPDGRLAQIVVESAGESTLETDVLELVTDHWAKIGIPLFIKTSQREVFRNRTMGGEIMMSMWLGLDNGVPTADMNPGQLAPSSDVQLQWPVWGMHYLSLGQFGHAPELPEAQKLVDLLKEWRRTADNAGRTRIWHEMLSIYTDQVYSIGMVNATLQPILHSSRMQNVPEHGLYGFDPTCFFGVYMPDTFWLGDKVS, from the coding sequence GTGATCAAGCGCCGCACGACACTCGGCCTCCTCGCCTCCGCCATCGCCCTGCCCCGGCTTATGTTGCCGCGCAACGCCATGGCCGCGGGGACGGAGCCCAAGATCCTTCTCGAGAAGATCGCGGCGGGCACCCTGCCGCCGATGGCCGAGCGGGTTCCGAAGACGCCACGCATCGTCAACCTCGCCGCCATGGGCCGCACGCCCGGAAGCTATGGCAACTCCATCCGCATCCTCATCGGCAGCCAGAAGGACATCCGCGTGATGTTCATTAACGGCTATGCCCGTCTGGTGGGCTACGACGAGAAACTGAATTTCCAGCCGGATATTTTGGAGGCCTGCGAGGTCGAGGGCGAGAAGGTCTTCACCTTCCGCATTCGCGAGGGCCATCGCTGGTCGGACGGCAGCCCACTCACGTCGGAAGACTTCCGGTATACCTGGGAAGACGTGGTCCTGAACGAGGACCTGCGCAAGGGCGGTGTGCAGCGGGAGCTTCTGGCGGAGGGAAAGCCGCCCCGGTTCGAGGTTTTGGACGAGCGCACCGTGCGCTACAGCTGGGACGCGCCGAACCCCGATTTCCTGCCAAACCTCGCAGCGGCATTGCCGTTGATCCTGCTCTTGCCCGCCGCGTACATGAAGCAGTTCCACAAAAAGTACCAGACCGAGGAACAGCTGAAGACTTTCATGAAGACGTACCGGGTCAAGAAGTGGGTGGACCTGCACATCAAGATGTCGCGGCAGAACCGGCCCGACAATCCGGACCTGCCGACGCTCGACCCGTGGCAGAACACGACGGCCTCGCCGGCCGAACAATTCCTCTTCGACCGGAACCCCTTCTTCCACCGCGTCGACGAGAACGGGGTGCAGCTTCCCTATATTGACCGCGTCGTCCTCAACGTCTCCACGCCCGGCATCATCGCCGCGAAAACCGGTGGCGGCGAAGCCGACCTGCAGGCGCAGAACATCGACTTTACCGACTACGCCTTCATCAAGGATTCCGAAAAGCGGTATCCGGTGAAGGTGAAACTGTGGAAGCGCACGCAAGGGTCGCGCGTCGCGCTGCTGCCGAACCTGAATTACGGTGACCCCGTCTGGCAGGGCCTGCTGCGCGACGTCCGCGTTCGCCGCGCCCTTTCGCTCGCCATCGACCGGCGCGAGATCAATATAGTTGCCTTCTACGGCCTCGGCAAGGAAAGCGCCGATACCGTGCTGCCGGAGAGCCCGCTCTACAAGCCCGAATATGCCGCCGCATGGTCGCAGCATGACACCGAGCAGGCCAACCGCCTGCTGGACGAGGCGGGCCTGACCGGCCGCAACGAAGACGGCATGCGCCTGCTGCCGGATGGCCGTCTTGCGCAGATCGTGGTGGAATCCGCCGGCGAGAGCACGCTGGAAACCGACGTGCTCGAGCTCGTGACCGATCACTGGGCAAAGATCGGCATTCCGCTCTTCATCAAGACCTCCCAGCGCGAGGTCTTTCGAAACCGCACCATGGGCGGCGAGATCATGATGTCCATGTGGCTCGGGCTCGACAATGGCGTGCCGACGGCCGACATGAACCCCGGGCAGCTGGCACCGAGCAGCGACGTCCAGCTGCAATGGCCGGTCTGGGGTATGCACTACCTGTCGCTCGGGCAGTTCGGTCATGCGCCGGAGCTTCCCGAGGCGCAGAAGCTTGTCGATCTCCTGAAAGAGTGGCGGCGCACAGCGGATAATGCCGGTCGCACGCGGATCTGGCACGAGATGCTGTCGATCTACACCGATCAGGTCTATTCGATCGGTATGGTCAACGCCACGCTCCAGCCGATCCTTCATTCGTCGCGCATGCAGAACGTTCCGGAACACGGCCTCTACGGCTTCGATCCGACCTGCTTCTTCGGGGTCTACATGCCGGATACGTTCTGGCTCGGCGACAAGGTGAGCTGA
- a CDS encoding PAS domain-containing sensor histidine kinase, translated as MQSSLPPETVDTPPVSGKRWTTVATSRSEIAALLESRDWSQTPLGARAKWPASLTSLVRTVLSSPVAMTLLLGPDGIMIYNAGYAAIAGGRHPTCFGMSAIACWPEVADFNRTIIDGVLSGACFSYADMEMTLNRSGAPERVWFDLDYSPVFDDDGAINGVLAVVVETTKAVEAEQALLRSREKLSLALQASGVVGIWDWDVVADRVYADDRFASLYGVDPKAAATDGVPISGFTAAIHPDDAERVSDVLQDVMRSGEKLSIEYRLVQTDGSVRWVLAEGQPLLEHGTCIRFPGIAVDISAQKEVTEAYAQSETGFRTLADTMPQMVWSTRPDGFHDYYNARWYEFTGAPPGSTDGAGWSGIFHPEDQDRAWAVWRHSLETGDPYQIEYRLRHHSGSYRWVLGRALPIRDAEGRITRWYGTCTDIHDAKMAQAEREVVAHELSHRIKNIFSVLSGIISLSARSEPQARGFAEQLRKRIDAMGRAHDFVRPHSEASRPTMPDTTLFNLLARLLEPYWGEEGRSAIGLHGDDTAIADSAATPLALLLHELGTNSAKYGALSTADGRVEITGRIDGETYHLSWKEKVPGAVISAPEKDGFGSRLMKISAEGQLEGQLERFWEPDGLRIEASIPLSALTRSGRLGRR; from the coding sequence ATGCAGAGTTCTCTCCCGCCAGAAACCGTCGATACGCCGCCTGTGTCTGGCAAGCGCTGGACGACGGTCGCGACATCCCGGAGCGAGATTGCAGCGCTCCTCGAAAGCCGGGATTGGAGCCAGACGCCGCTCGGCGCGCGCGCGAAATGGCCGGCATCGTTGACGAGCCTTGTCCGCACCGTCCTGTCGTCGCCGGTCGCCATGACGTTGCTGCTGGGTCCGGATGGCATCATGATCTACAATGCCGGTTATGCCGCCATCGCCGGCGGCCGCCATCCGACATGTTTCGGCATGTCGGCCATAGCATGTTGGCCCGAGGTCGCAGATTTCAACCGCACCATCATCGATGGCGTGCTCAGTGGCGCGTGCTTTTCCTACGCCGATATGGAAATGACGCTGAACCGCAGCGGCGCGCCGGAACGCGTCTGGTTCGATCTCGACTACAGCCCCGTCTTCGACGATGACGGCGCCATCAACGGCGTGCTCGCGGTCGTCGTGGAAACGACGAAAGCTGTGGAGGCCGAGCAGGCGCTTCTGCGCAGTCGCGAAAAGCTGTCGCTCGCCCTGCAGGCCTCCGGTGTCGTCGGCATCTGGGACTGGGATGTCGTCGCCGACCGTGTCTACGCCGACGACAGATTCGCCTCCCTCTATGGCGTCGATCCCAAGGCTGCGGCGACGGACGGCGTGCCGATCTCCGGCTTCACCGCCGCCATTCACCCCGACGATGCCGAGCGTGTGTCAGACGTCCTGCAAGACGTCATGAGGTCGGGCGAGAAGCTTTCGATCGAATACAGGCTCGTCCAGACGGACGGGTCCGTGCGCTGGGTTCTGGCCGAGGGGCAGCCGCTGCTCGAACACGGAACCTGCATCCGCTTTCCCGGCATCGCCGTCGATATTTCCGCGCAAAAGGAGGTGACGGAGGCCTATGCGCAGTCGGAAACCGGGTTCCGCACGCTGGCCGACACCATGCCGCAGATGGTGTGGTCGACGCGGCCCGACGGCTTCCACGACTACTACAATGCCCGATGGTACGAGTTCACCGGCGCACCACCCGGCTCGACCGACGGAGCAGGCTGGAGCGGCATCTTCCACCCGGAAGATCAGGACCGTGCCTGGGCAGTCTGGCGCCACAGCCTGGAGACCGGAGATCCCTACCAGATCGAATATCGGCTGCGCCATCATAGCGGGTCCTACCGCTGGGTGCTCGGACGCGCTCTGCCCATCCGCGATGCCGAGGGGCGGATCACGCGCTGGTACGGCACCTGCACCGACATTCACGACGCCAAAATGGCGCAGGCGGAGCGCGAGGTCGTGGCACACGAACTCAGCCACCGGATCAAGAACATCTTCTCGGTGCTGAGCGGCATCATCAGCCTGTCCGCACGTTCCGAGCCGCAGGCCCGGGGTTTTGCCGAACAATTGCGCAAGCGCATCGACGCCATGGGCCGCGCGCATGATTTCGTGCGTCCGCACAGCGAGGCGTCGCGCCCGACCATGCCGGACACGACGTTGTTCAACCTTCTGGCACGGCTGCTCGAGCCCTATTGGGGCGAAGAAGGTAGAAGTGCGATTGGACTGCACGGCGACGACACCGCCATTGCCGACAGCGCGGCCACGCCTCTGGCCCTGCTTCTCCACGAGCTCGGCACCAACTCTGCGAAATACGGAGCCCTCTCAACGGCAGATGGTCGGGTCGAGATCACCGGACGTATCGATGGCGAGACCTATCATTTAAGCTGGAAGGAAAAGGTTCCGGGCGCCGTCATTTCCGCGCCGGAGAAGGACGGTTTCGGGTCGCGGCTGATGAAGATCAGCGCAGAAGGCCAGTTGGAAGGACAGTTGGAGCGTTTTTGGGAACCGGATGGTTTGCGGATCGAGGCGTCGATACCGTTGAGCGCATTGACCCGCAGCGGGCGCCTCGGGCGCCGGTAG
- a CDS encoding response regulator → MSCNIMVVEDEMFVATEIEYVVEELGYRPVGIAADTASAIKLGPLADIALVDLNLRDGATGRDIGRMLAERHGMTVLFMTANPSQVGEAFPGAVGVLPKPVAEEDLKAAVRYTVALREARQAHAPARLRVFA, encoded by the coding sequence ATGAGTTGTAATATCATGGTGGTCGAGGACGAGATGTTCGTTGCGACCGAGATCGAGTACGTTGTCGAGGAACTGGGTTACCGGCCTGTCGGCATCGCTGCCGATACGGCATCGGCAATCAAGCTCGGCCCGCTTGCCGATATCGCCCTCGTCGATCTCAACCTGCGCGATGGCGCCACGGGCCGCGATATCGGCCGGATGCTTGCCGAACGTCACGGCATGACCGTTCTCTTCATGACCGCCAACCCCTCGCAAGTCGGCGAAGCGTTTCCGGGTGCCGTCGGCGTGCTGCCGAAGCCGGTGGCGGAGGAGGACCTGAAAGCGGCCGTTCGCTATACGGTTGCGTTGCGCGAAGCGCGGCAGGCACATGCACCCGCACGTCTTCGTGTTTTTGCCTGA
- a CDS encoding adenylate/guanylate cyclase domain-containing protein, with the protein MTQMQQVSTHLLDRVSLWLKQTALNGASLEMLVTGFCERLAAAGVPLSRVHLSFAMLHPLYDALGFTWQRGKGVTVEGFRAGQSETDAERFLRSPYYYLYSHDLDHLRRRITPESPIEFPIFEELKRDGATDYFAFVQSFSESHGQGMVGSWTTDAPEGFSDQLIEAMLRLQSSLAVAAKMAVLGKLADNMLTTYLGENAGKRVLSGQIRRGDGETIRAVLVMADMRQSTVLAEREGRQAYIDTLNQFFDAIATPFNRGGGEILSFLGDGFLAVYPCGRHREPSQAAALAAMEAVRQASARMAEMNGERRENGLSEVGYGIGLHIGNVMFGNVGLRDRLTFSAFGTAVNEVSRLQGLTKKHSTHIVASQAFTAYAGGEWETLGEEKLRGVRQKLTVLVPSEKLLKIDQAEAIRHRTQESSSEAEQVMLLYRNRNTPQRDIWNKLLQ; encoded by the coding sequence ATGACCCAGATGCAGCAGGTTTCCACCCATCTGCTCGATCGCGTGTCCCTGTGGCTCAAGCAGACGGCGCTGAACGGCGCCTCGCTTGAGATGCTCGTGACGGGCTTCTGCGAAAGGCTTGCCGCCGCCGGCGTGCCGCTGTCGCGCGTGCATCTAAGCTTCGCCATGCTCCATCCACTCTACGACGCGCTCGGCTTCACCTGGCAGCGCGGCAAGGGCGTCACCGTCGAGGGCTTTCGCGCCGGTCAGAGCGAAACGGATGCGGAGCGCTTCCTGCGCAGCCCCTATTACTATCTCTATTCCCACGACCTCGACCATCTGCGCCGCCGCATCACGCCGGAGTCTCCCATCGAGTTCCCGATCTTCGAGGAACTGAAGCGCGACGGCGCGACCGATTACTTCGCCTTCGTACAGTCCTTCAGCGAAAGTCATGGACAGGGCATGGTCGGCTCCTGGACCACGGACGCGCCGGAAGGTTTCTCCGACCAGCTGATCGAGGCCATGCTGCGGCTCCAGAGCAGTCTGGCCGTCGCCGCCAAGATGGCCGTGCTCGGCAAGCTTGCCGACAACATGCTCACCACCTATCTCGGCGAAAACGCCGGCAAGCGCGTGCTGTCCGGCCAGATCCGGCGTGGCGACGGCGAAACCATCCGCGCCGTCCTCGTCATGGCCGACATGCGCCAATCGACCGTTCTCGCAGAACGCGAAGGCCGTCAGGCTTATATCGACACGCTCAACCAGTTTTTCGATGCCATCGCCACGCCGTTCAACCGCGGCGGCGGCGAGATCCTGAGCTTCCTGGGCGATGGCTTCCTCGCCGTCTACCCCTGCGGGCGCCACCGCGAACCGTCGCAGGCCGCAGCCCTTGCCGCCATGGAGGCCGTGCGCCAGGCCTCCGCACGCATGGCCGAGATGAACGGCGAGCGCCGCGAAAACGGACTGAGCGAGGTCGGCTACGGCATCGGCCTTCATATCGGTAACGTCATGTTCGGCAATGTCGGCCTGCGCGACCGCCTGACCTTCTCCGCCTTCGGCACCGCCGTCAATGAGGTCTCCCGCCTGCAGGGCCTGACCAAGAAGCATTCCACCCACATCGTCGCCAGCCAGGCCTTCACCGCCTATGCCGGCGGCGAATGGGAGACGCTCGGCGAGGAAAAGCTGCGCGGCGTGCGCCAGAAACTGACGGTGCTGGTACCGAGCGAAAAGCTCCTGAAGATCGATCAGGCGGAAGCCATCCGCCATCGCACGCAGGAGAGCAGTTCGGAGGCCGAGCAGGTCATGCTGCTTTACCGCAACCGCAACACGCCGCAGCGGGACATCTGGAACAAACTGCTGCAATAG
- a CDS encoding DUF3095 domain-containing protein, which produces MAQMQSDQFFSTLPVFTAFEGVADAENYRPLPIDWWIASADIVDSTGAIDAGRYKAVNMAGASVISAVLNAVGHFDLPFVFGGDGALVALPPSALVAATSALASVQLYAREELDLDLRAALVPVSDIRMAGLDVRVARFQVSPDVSYAMFAGGGGAWAETEMKAGRYLVAPAPAGARPDLTGLSCRWNPIASRHGAIVSIIAVPCPGKEAGPFATLVSDIVALAAGEEREGHPVPAEGPTLGLSREGLETEVRTVGKPRRLRQRGRILVEAALTYGLAKLGMTLGRFDPKIYRQDVATNSDFRKFDDGLKMTIDIEATRLVSLEARLERAASEGVCRYGLHRQDEALMTCIVPTALSRDHMHFIDGANGGYAMAASHLKAPMPAAPAA; this is translated from the coding sequence ATGGCACAGATGCAGAGCGACCAGTTCTTTTCCACACTCCCCGTCTTCACGGCGTTCGAGGGCGTGGCGGACGCGGAGAACTATCGCCCGCTACCCATCGACTGGTGGATCGCCAGCGCCGATATCGTCGATTCCACCGGCGCCATCGACGCCGGTCGGTACAAGGCCGTTAACATGGCCGGCGCCAGCGTCATCTCGGCGGTGCTCAACGCGGTCGGTCATTTCGACCTTCCCTTCGTCTTCGGCGGCGATGGCGCGCTCGTGGCGCTTCCCCCCTCGGCGCTGGTCGCGGCCACATCGGCGCTGGCCTCCGTTCAACTCTATGCGCGCGAAGAGCTCGATCTCGACCTGCGCGCCGCCCTCGTCCCGGTCTCCGACATCCGCATGGCTGGGCTCGATGTGCGCGTGGCACGCTTCCAGGTCAGCCCGGACGTCTCCTATGCGATGTTTGCCGGCGGCGGCGGTGCATGGGCGGAGACGGAGATGAAGGCCGGACGCTATCTCGTCGCGCCGGCGCCGGCGGGTGCCCGCCCCGACCTCACCGGCCTCTCCTGTCGCTGGAACCCCATCGCCTCCCGCCACGGCGCGATCGTCTCGATCATTGCGGTGCCCTGCCCCGGCAAGGAGGCCGGACCGTTTGCGACGCTGGTTTCCGATATCGTCGCGCTGGCCGCGGGCGAGGAGCGAGAGGGCCATCCGGTCCCGGCGGAAGGCCCGACGCTCGGCCTCTCCCGCGAAGGTCTGGAAACGGAGGTGCGCACGGTCGGAAAACCTCGCCGCCTGCGTCAGCGCGGCCGCATCCTTGTGGAAGCGGCACTGACCTATGGCTTGGCAAAGCTTGGAATGACGCTCGGCCGCTTCGATCCGAAGATCTACCGCCAGGACGTCGCCACCAATTCGGACTTTCGCAAGTTCGACGACGGGCTGAAGATGACCATCGACATCGAGGCGACCCGCCTCGTCAGCCTGGAAGCACGGCTGGAACGCGCAGCGTCCGAAGGCGTCTGCCGGTACGGCCTGCACCGGCAGGACGAGGCGCTGATGACCTGCATCGTGCCGACCGCACTCAGCCGCGACCACATGCACTTCATCGACGGCGCCAATGGCGGCTATGCAATGGCAGCCAGCCACCTAAAGGCACCCATGCCGGCCGCACCCGCGGCCTGA
- a CDS encoding nucleotide sugar dehydrogenase — protein sequence MSTSSHAVLLSRIADRTAHAGVIGLGYVGLPLAIAIARKGFTVTGFDIDPGKIVAIEAGRSYIEAVGDDVLSVERDAGRFSATVDFDGLAACDVIVICVPTPLTRHRDPDLTYIVKTCQEIALRLRPGQLVVLESTTYPGTTTDVVRPILAATGLDIGGEVFLGFSPEREDPGNRDFSTTSIPKIVAGDGDAAAQAMEAFYSAVVERVVPVSTTATAEAVKLTENIFRAVNIALVNELKTVFEAMGIDIWEVIDAAKTKPFGYMPFYPGPGLGGHCIPIDPFYLTWKSREYDMPTRFIELAGEINSAMPKHIVGRLAEALDIHLGKALSRSRVLIIGLAYKKNVPDIRESPSLKLIELIEERGGSASFHDPHVDEIPRTREYLSLKGRRSVPLSELGRFDAVLVATDHDDVDYALIAQQAPLVIDTRNVFARRGIQGGLIVKA from the coding sequence ATGAGCACGTCCTCCCACGCGGTTCTCCTGTCGCGGATCGCCGATCGCACGGCGCATGCGGGCGTCATCGGCCTTGGCTATGTCGGACTGCCGCTTGCCATCGCCATCGCGCGCAAGGGCTTCACTGTCACCGGCTTCGATATCGACCCCGGCAAGATCGTCGCCATCGAGGCGGGTCGGTCCTATATCGAGGCGGTCGGCGACGATGTTCTCTCGGTCGAGCGGGATGCAGGCAGGTTTTCCGCGACGGTCGATTTCGATGGCCTTGCCGCCTGTGACGTCATCGTCATCTGCGTGCCGACACCGCTGACGCGACATCGCGATCCAGACCTCACCTATATCGTGAAAACCTGCCAGGAGATCGCGCTGCGGCTGCGGCCGGGACAGCTCGTAGTGCTGGAATCCACCACCTATCCCGGCACGACGACGGATGTCGTGCGGCCAATCCTGGCTGCCACCGGGCTCGATATCGGGGGGGAGGTCTTCCTCGGCTTCTCGCCCGAGCGCGAGGACCCTGGCAACCGCGATTTCTCGACCACCAGCATTCCGAAGATCGTCGCTGGCGACGGCGATGCGGCAGCGCAGGCGATGGAGGCGTTCTATTCGGCCGTGGTGGAGCGCGTCGTGCCTGTCTCCACGACAGCCACAGCCGAGGCGGTGAAGCTGACGGAGAACATTTTTCGCGCGGTCAATATCGCGCTCGTGAACGAGCTGAAGACGGTGTTCGAGGCGATGGGCATCGATATCTGGGAGGTGATCGACGCGGCGAAGACCAAGCCGTTCGGCTACATGCCGTTCTATCCCGGCCCCGGTCTCGGCGGGCACTGCATCCCGATCGATCCGTTCTATCTCACCTGGAAATCCCGCGAGTACGACATGCCGACCCGCTTCATCGAGCTTGCGGGCGAGATCAATTCGGCTATGCCGAAGCATATTGTCGGGCGGCTTGCCGAAGCGCTTGACATTCACCTGGGTAAAGCTCTGAGCCGGTCGCGCGTGCTGATCATCGGGCTTGCCTACAAGAAGAACGTGCCGGATATCCGGGAAAGCCCGTCGCTGAAACTGATCGAGCTGATCGAGGAGCGTGGCGGCAGCGCATCCTTCCATGATCCGCATGTGGACGAGATTCCGAGAACGCGCGAATATCTGTCGTTGAAGGGCCGGCGCTCGGTGCCGCTGAGCGAACTCGGCCGTTTCGATGCCGTGCTGGTTGCGACCGATCACGACGATGTCGATTATGCGCTGATCGCGCAGCAGGCGCCGCTGGTCATCGACACGCGCAACGTTTTTGCCCGCCGCGGTATTCAAGGTGGATTGATCGTAAAGGCCTGA